One region of Triticum aestivum cultivar Chinese Spring chromosome 6B, IWGSC CS RefSeq v2.1, whole genome shotgun sequence genomic DNA includes:
- the LOC123136247 gene encoding AIG2-like protein D, whose product MASPPPPAPAAAAAHSVFVYGTLMAEEVVRVLLGRVPPSSPALLPNHQRLSIRGRVYPAILPVDGSKVPGKVWKGITDRELDVLDIFEDEQYVRETVGISLTDSADTMIAYTYIWGNVDDPDLYGEWDFDEWKKVHLKDYFTMTQDFKEELEQLESETHD is encoded by the exons ATGGCGTCGCCTCCACCGCCGgctcccgccgccgcggccgcccacAGCGTGTTCGTCTACGGCACCCTGATGGCGGAGGAGGTCGTGCGCGTCCTCCTCGGCCGCGTCCCGCCGTCCTCCCCCGCGCTCCTCCCCAACCA CCAGAGGCTCAGCATCAGGGGCCGCGTCTACCCGGCGATCCTGCCCGTCGACGGCAGCAAAGTCCCCGGGAAG GTTTGGAAGGGGATCACTGACAGGGAGCTCGATGTGCTGGACATCTTTGAGGATGAGCAGTATGTCAGGGAAACTGTTGGTATCTCGCTGACC GATTCAGCGGACACAATGATCGCCTATACATACATATGGGGGAATGTGGATGATCCTGACCTCTATGGTGAATGGGATTTTGAT GAATGGAAGAAAGTGCATCTGAAGGACTATTTCACAATGACACAAGATTTCAAGGAGGAACTGGAACAGCTTGAATCTGAGACACATGATTGA
- the LOC123136246 gene encoding auxin response factor 5 isoform X1 — protein sequence MAQSPASSAVAAPAPCEGERKAPAINGELWHACAGPLVSLPPVGSLVVYFPQGHSEQVAASMQKDVEAHVPSYPNLPSKLICLLHSVTLQADPDTDEVYAQMTLQPVNTYAKEALQLSELALRQARPQMEFFCKTLTASDTSTHGGFSVPRRAAEKIFPSLDFSLQPPCQELQARDIHDNVWTFRHIFRGQPKRHLLTTGWSLFVSGKKLFAGDSVIFVRDEKQQLLLGIRRANRQPTNISSSVLSSDSMHIGVLAAAAHASANTSPFTIFYNPRASPTEFVIPFAKYQKAMYSNQISLGMRFRMMCETEELGTRRYMGTITGISDLDPVRWKNSQWRSLQVGWDESAAGERRNRVSIWEIEPLAAPFFICPQPFFGVKRPRQLDDESLEMESLLKRAMPWLGEEVCIKDPQTQSVTMPGLSLVQWMNMNRQQSSSLASTAMQSEYYRSASNPAMQNIGAADLARQLYMQNHLLQQNSMQFNPPKLHQQMKPINDLSNAALPLNQLGAIRNHQDQKQDQQRQQQSSIQAIPLSQAQPQTNNVQAQVILQNQMQQQQQQKQPPPSPTQNQHGSSGQHLLQSHQLQDQNLQMQQQQLLLHQQLQQQQQQQLNKLPGQLANLASQQTQLSEQELHLQLLQKLQQQSLMSQSAVTLSRLPIIQEQQNFLVDMQQQLSNSHSLAQQQVMPQQDCRTSSLQTTQLPPPIQQEQQQQKPSQKQVAPTYVSEAAFAQISSTSVIPKTGNTMIVPGAAQSAVTEEIPSCSTSPSTANGNHLAQPTIGRNDHCKVSTEKVPHSIAQMSILTPIEAVSVTPVTTKELPKLNNGVKSSAITSKLPNVVSGLQNFMNNALPTDNLETASSATSLWPSQTDGLLHQGFATSNFNQHQMFKDELPDVEIQGVDPSNSALFGMNNDGPLGFPMETEGLLENALDSVKYQNHFSTDDENNYQMQKDARQEISTSMVSQSFGQSDMAFNSIDSAINDGALMNRSSWPPAAPPQRMRTFTKVYKRGAVGRSIDIGRFSGYGELNQALARMFGIEGQLEDRQRIGWKLVYTDHEDDVLLLGDDPWEEFVNCVKCIRILSPQEVQKMSLDGDLGSNVLPNQACSSSDGGNTWKPRYEQNSGNPSIGPYDQFE from the exons ATGGCGCAgtcgccggcgagctccgccgtcgccgcgccggcTCCTTGCGAAG GGGAGCGGAAGGCGCCGGCGATCAACGGGGAGCTGTGGCACGCCTGCGCCGGCCCGCTGGTGTCGCTGCCGCCGGTGGGCAGCCTCGTCGTCTACTTCCCCCAAGGCCACAGCGAGCAG GTTGCAGCTTCTATGCAAAAGGATGTCGAAGCACACGTGCCGAGCTACCCCAACCTTCCATCGAAGTTGATATGTCTTCTGCACAGCGTCACTTTGCAA GCAGACCCGGATACTGATGAGGTGTATGCACAGATGACTCTTCAGCCAGTGAATACA TATGCAAAAGAGGCGTTGCAGCTGTCAGAGCTTGCGCTGAGACAAGCGAGGCCACAGATGGAGTTCTTCTGCAAGACGCTCACCGCTAGCGATACGAGCACGCACGGAGGCTTCTCCGTGCCTCGCCGTGCCGCGGAGAAGATATTCCCTTCCCTG GATTTCTCGTTGCAGCCTCCGTGCCAAGAGTTGCAGGCCAGGGATATACATGACAATGTGTGGACATTCCGTCATATATTTCGGG GTCAGCCCAAAAGACATTTACTTACTACTGGTTGGAGCCTCTTTGTGAGTGGCAAGAAGCTATTTGCTGGTGATTCTGTCATATTTGTTAG AGATGAAAAGCAGCAACTTCTACTGGGAATCAGGCGCGCTAACCGACAGCCCACGAACATATCGTCTTCGGTACTTTCAAGCGACAGTATGCACATAGGTGTCCTTGCCGCAGCTGCACATGCTTCTGCCAACACCAGCCCATTTACCATATTTTATAACCCTAG GGCCAGTCCTACTGAATTTGTTATCCCGTTTGCCAAATACCAGAAGGCAATGTACAGTAATCAGATCTCTTTAGGGATGCGCTTCCGCATGATGTGCGAGACGGAGGAACTAGGAACAAGACG GTACATGGGTACGATAACTGGAATAAGTGATCTAGATCCAGTGAGATGGAAAAATTCCCAGTGGCGCAGCTTACAG GTTGGGTGGGACGAGTCGGCTGCAGGAGAAAGAAGGAACAGAGTTTCAATATGGGAGATTGAACCGCTTGCTGCTCCTTTTTTCATATGTCCCCAGCCATTCTTCGGTGTGAAGCGCCCTAGGCAATTAG ATGATGAGTCATTAGAGATGGAAAGTCTTTTGAAGAGAGCAATGCCTTGGCTTGGTGAGGAGGTATGCATAAAGGACCCTCAAACCCAGAGCGTTACAATGCCTGGCCTGAGTTTGGTTCAGTGGATGAACATGAACCGGCAGCAGAGCTCCTCATTAGCTAGCACAGCCATGCAGTCCGAGTACTACCGATCAGCGAGTAACCCTGCGATGCAAAATATTGGCGCTGCCGATCTTGCAAGGCAGTTATATATGCAGAACCATCTACTACAACAGAATAGCATGCAGTTTAATCCTCCCAAACTCCATCAGCAAATGAAACCTATTAATGATTTGTCAAATGCAGCACTTCCGTTGAATCAGCTAGGTGCCATCAGAAATCACCAAGATCAGAAGCAAGATCAGCAGAGGCAACAGCAGTCCAGTATCCAAGCAATTCCCCTAAGCCAGGCCCAGCCTCAAACTAATAATGTCCAGGCACAAGTAATTCTCCAGAATCAGatgcagcaacaacagcaacaaaaaCAACCGCCACCATCACCAACTCAAAACCAGCATGGGTCCAGTGGCCAGCACCTGCTTCAGTCTCATCAACTGCAGGACCAAAATTTGCAAATGCAGCAGCAACAACTTTTACTTCACCAACAgttacagcagcagcagcagcagcagctaaatAAGTTGCCTGGGCAGCTAGCTAATCTGGCAAGTCAGCAAACACAATTGTCCGAGCAGGAACTCCACTTGCAGCTGTTACAGAAACTACAGCAGCAGTCACTGATGTCACAATCCGCAGTTACACTCTCAAGATTACCAATAATCCAAGAGCAGCAAAATTTTCTTGTAGACATGCAACAGCAGTTGTCGAATTCACATTCGCTTGCCCAGCAACAAGTGATGCCCCAACAGGACTGCAGAACTTCTTCATTGCAGACAACACAACTGCCACCGCCCATTCAGCAAGAGCAGCAACAGCAGAAGCCTTCACAGAAACAGGTTGCACCTACATATGTGTCAGAAGCTGCCTTTGCACAGATCTCTTCTACCAGTGTGATCCCCAAAACTGGTAACACCATGATAGTTCCGGGTGCTGCACAATCTGCTGTTACAGAAGAAATACCTTCTTGTTCGACATCCCCTTCCACAGCTAATGGCAACCATCTTGCGCAGCCAACCATTGGCAGGAATGATCATTGCAAAGTCAGCACAGAGAAGGTGCCACACTCTATTGCTCAGATGTCAATTCTGACCCCCATTGAAGCTGTATCAGTCACTCCAGTAACGACCAAGGAATTGCCAAAGTTAAACAATGGTGTTAAGTCAAGTGCGATCACCTCGAAATTACCAAATGTTGTGTCCGGCCTTCAAAATTTTATGAACAATGCACTGCCAACAGACAACCTGGAAACAGCTTCGTCAGCAACTTCATTATGGCCTTCACAAACAGATGGACTTCTGCATCAAGGTTTCGCCACTTCTAACTTCAACCAGCACCAGATGTTCAAAGATGAACTTCCTGATGTAGAAATTCAAGGTGTGGATCCAAGTAACAGTGCCCTCTTTGGGATGAACAATGATGGCCCATTAGGGTTTCCTATGGAAACAGAAGGCTTGTTGGAAAATGCACTTGATTCTGTGAAGTATCAGAATCATTTCTCAACTGATGATGAGAACAACTACCAGATGCAAAAGGATGCCCGTCAAGAGATATCAACCTCCATGGTTTCACAGTCATTTGGTCAATCAGATATGGCTTTTAATTCCATCGATTCTGCAATTAATGATGGTGCCTTAATGAACAGAAGTTCTTGGCCTCCTGCTGCTCCACCACAGAGGATGCGTACATTCACCaag GTGTACAAGCGTGGAGCTGTAGGCCGGTCCATTGACATCGGTAGGTTCTCTGGATATGGAGAACTGAATCAAGCTTTGGCCCGCATGTTTGGTATAGAGGGGCAACTTGAAGACCGACAGAGAATCGGTTGGAAGCTAGTCTACACAGATCATGAGGATGACGTCCTACTTCTCGGCGATGACCCATGGGA GGAGTTTGTGAATTGCGTGAAGTGCATTAGGATCCTGTCCCCTCAAGAAGTGCAGAAGATGAGTCTGGATGGTGATTTAGGGAGCAATGTTCTGCCCAACCAGGCTTGCAGCAGCTCAGATGGAGGGAATACTTGGAAGCCTCGTTACGAGCAGAACTCCGGGAACCCTTCCATTGGCCCCTATGACCAATTCGAATGA
- the LOC123136246 gene encoding auxin response factor 5 isoform X2: protein MEFFCKTLTASDTSTHGGFSVPRRAAEKIFPSLDFSLQPPCQELQARDIHDNVWTFRHIFRGQPKRHLLTTGWSLFVSGKKLFAGDSVIFVRDEKQQLLLGIRRANRQPTNISSSVLSSDSMHIGVLAAAAHASANTSPFTIFYNPRASPTEFVIPFAKYQKAMYSNQISLGMRFRMMCETEELGTRRYMGTITGISDLDPVRWKNSQWRSLQVGWDESAAGERRNRVSIWEIEPLAAPFFICPQPFFGVKRPRQLDDESLEMESLLKRAMPWLGEEVCIKDPQTQSVTMPGLSLVQWMNMNRQQSSSLASTAMQSEYYRSASNPAMQNIGAADLARQLYMQNHLLQQNSMQFNPPKLHQQMKPINDLSNAALPLNQLGAIRNHQDQKQDQQRQQQSSIQAIPLSQAQPQTNNVQAQVILQNQMQQQQQQKQPPPSPTQNQHGSSGQHLLQSHQLQDQNLQMQQQQLLLHQQLQQQQQQQLNKLPGQLANLASQQTQLSEQELHLQLLQKLQQQSLMSQSAVTLSRLPIIQEQQNFLVDMQQQLSNSHSLAQQQVMPQQDCRTSSLQTTQLPPPIQQEQQQQKPSQKQVAPTYVSEAAFAQISSTSVIPKTGNTMIVPGAAQSAVTEEIPSCSTSPSTANGNHLAQPTIGRNDHCKVSTEKVPHSIAQMSILTPIEAVSVTPVTTKELPKLNNGVKSSAITSKLPNVVSGLQNFMNNALPTDNLETASSATSLWPSQTDGLLHQGFATSNFNQHQMFKDELPDVEIQGVDPSNSALFGMNNDGPLGFPMETEGLLENALDSVKYQNHFSTDDENNYQMQKDARQEISTSMVSQSFGQSDMAFNSIDSAINDGALMNRSSWPPAAPPQRMRTFTKVYKRGAVGRSIDIGRFSGYGELNQALARMFGIEGQLEDRQRIGWKLVYTDHEDDVLLLGDDPWEEFVNCVKCIRILSPQEVQKMSLDGDLGSNVLPNQACSSSDGGNTWKPRYEQNSGNPSIGPYDQFE, encoded by the exons ATGGAGTTCTTCTGCAAGACGCTCACCGCTAGCGATACGAGCACGCACGGAGGCTTCTCCGTGCCTCGCCGTGCCGCGGAGAAGATATTCCCTTCCCTG GATTTCTCGTTGCAGCCTCCGTGCCAAGAGTTGCAGGCCAGGGATATACATGACAATGTGTGGACATTCCGTCATATATTTCGGG GTCAGCCCAAAAGACATTTACTTACTACTGGTTGGAGCCTCTTTGTGAGTGGCAAGAAGCTATTTGCTGGTGATTCTGTCATATTTGTTAG AGATGAAAAGCAGCAACTTCTACTGGGAATCAGGCGCGCTAACCGACAGCCCACGAACATATCGTCTTCGGTACTTTCAAGCGACAGTATGCACATAGGTGTCCTTGCCGCAGCTGCACATGCTTCTGCCAACACCAGCCCATTTACCATATTTTATAACCCTAG GGCCAGTCCTACTGAATTTGTTATCCCGTTTGCCAAATACCAGAAGGCAATGTACAGTAATCAGATCTCTTTAGGGATGCGCTTCCGCATGATGTGCGAGACGGAGGAACTAGGAACAAGACG GTACATGGGTACGATAACTGGAATAAGTGATCTAGATCCAGTGAGATGGAAAAATTCCCAGTGGCGCAGCTTACAG GTTGGGTGGGACGAGTCGGCTGCAGGAGAAAGAAGGAACAGAGTTTCAATATGGGAGATTGAACCGCTTGCTGCTCCTTTTTTCATATGTCCCCAGCCATTCTTCGGTGTGAAGCGCCCTAGGCAATTAG ATGATGAGTCATTAGAGATGGAAAGTCTTTTGAAGAGAGCAATGCCTTGGCTTGGTGAGGAGGTATGCATAAAGGACCCTCAAACCCAGAGCGTTACAATGCCTGGCCTGAGTTTGGTTCAGTGGATGAACATGAACCGGCAGCAGAGCTCCTCATTAGCTAGCACAGCCATGCAGTCCGAGTACTACCGATCAGCGAGTAACCCTGCGATGCAAAATATTGGCGCTGCCGATCTTGCAAGGCAGTTATATATGCAGAACCATCTACTACAACAGAATAGCATGCAGTTTAATCCTCCCAAACTCCATCAGCAAATGAAACCTATTAATGATTTGTCAAATGCAGCACTTCCGTTGAATCAGCTAGGTGCCATCAGAAATCACCAAGATCAGAAGCAAGATCAGCAGAGGCAACAGCAGTCCAGTATCCAAGCAATTCCCCTAAGCCAGGCCCAGCCTCAAACTAATAATGTCCAGGCACAAGTAATTCTCCAGAATCAGatgcagcaacaacagcaacaaaaaCAACCGCCACCATCACCAACTCAAAACCAGCATGGGTCCAGTGGCCAGCACCTGCTTCAGTCTCATCAACTGCAGGACCAAAATTTGCAAATGCAGCAGCAACAACTTTTACTTCACCAACAgttacagcagcagcagcagcagcagctaaatAAGTTGCCTGGGCAGCTAGCTAATCTGGCAAGTCAGCAAACACAATTGTCCGAGCAGGAACTCCACTTGCAGCTGTTACAGAAACTACAGCAGCAGTCACTGATGTCACAATCCGCAGTTACACTCTCAAGATTACCAATAATCCAAGAGCAGCAAAATTTTCTTGTAGACATGCAACAGCAGTTGTCGAATTCACATTCGCTTGCCCAGCAACAAGTGATGCCCCAACAGGACTGCAGAACTTCTTCATTGCAGACAACACAACTGCCACCGCCCATTCAGCAAGAGCAGCAACAGCAGAAGCCTTCACAGAAACAGGTTGCACCTACATATGTGTCAGAAGCTGCCTTTGCACAGATCTCTTCTACCAGTGTGATCCCCAAAACTGGTAACACCATGATAGTTCCGGGTGCTGCACAATCTGCTGTTACAGAAGAAATACCTTCTTGTTCGACATCCCCTTCCACAGCTAATGGCAACCATCTTGCGCAGCCAACCATTGGCAGGAATGATCATTGCAAAGTCAGCACAGAGAAGGTGCCACACTCTATTGCTCAGATGTCAATTCTGACCCCCATTGAAGCTGTATCAGTCACTCCAGTAACGACCAAGGAATTGCCAAAGTTAAACAATGGTGTTAAGTCAAGTGCGATCACCTCGAAATTACCAAATGTTGTGTCCGGCCTTCAAAATTTTATGAACAATGCACTGCCAACAGACAACCTGGAAACAGCTTCGTCAGCAACTTCATTATGGCCTTCACAAACAGATGGACTTCTGCATCAAGGTTTCGCCACTTCTAACTTCAACCAGCACCAGATGTTCAAAGATGAACTTCCTGATGTAGAAATTCAAGGTGTGGATCCAAGTAACAGTGCCCTCTTTGGGATGAACAATGATGGCCCATTAGGGTTTCCTATGGAAACAGAAGGCTTGTTGGAAAATGCACTTGATTCTGTGAAGTATCAGAATCATTTCTCAACTGATGATGAGAACAACTACCAGATGCAAAAGGATGCCCGTCAAGAGATATCAACCTCCATGGTTTCACAGTCATTTGGTCAATCAGATATGGCTTTTAATTCCATCGATTCTGCAATTAATGATGGTGCCTTAATGAACAGAAGTTCTTGGCCTCCTGCTGCTCCACCACAGAGGATGCGTACATTCACCaag GTGTACAAGCGTGGAGCTGTAGGCCGGTCCATTGACATCGGTAGGTTCTCTGGATATGGAGAACTGAATCAAGCTTTGGCCCGCATGTTTGGTATAGAGGGGCAACTTGAAGACCGACAGAGAATCGGTTGGAAGCTAGTCTACACAGATCATGAGGATGACGTCCTACTTCTCGGCGATGACCCATGGGA GGAGTTTGTGAATTGCGTGAAGTGCATTAGGATCCTGTCCCCTCAAGAAGTGCAGAAGATGAGTCTGGATGGTGATTTAGGGAGCAATGTTCTGCCCAACCAGGCTTGCAGCAGCTCAGATGGAGGGAATACTTGGAAGCCTCGTTACGAGCAGAACTCCGGGAACCCTTCCATTGGCCCCTATGACCAATTCGAATGA